One segment of Vulpes lagopus strain Blue_001 chromosome 8, ASM1834538v1, whole genome shotgun sequence DNA contains the following:
- the SPP2 gene encoding secreted phosphoprotein 24 isoform X1 translates to MEKMVVKILVMFVLGAHYPSCAGFPVYDYDPSSLREALSASVAKVNSQALSPYLFRAFRSSVKRVYVLDQDSVNMDLEFGIRETTCRRDSGEDPATCDFQRGYYSPAAVCRSTVRVVAEQVQDVWVRCQWSSSSESNSSEEMFLGDVLGSSQWRNNYLLGLISEKPRNEQLRERSVENLRRILPPGNRGYPNRWHRLQE, encoded by the exons ATGGAGAAGATGGTGGTGAAGATACTGGTCATGTTTGTTCTCGGAGCGCATTACCCATCTTGCGCAG GTTTTCCCGTGTACGACTATGACCCGtcctccctgcgggaagccctcAGTGCCTCTGTGGCAAAAGTGAACTCCCAGGCTCTGAGCCCGTATCTGTTTCGGGCGTTCCGAAGCTCAGTAAAAAGA GTGTATGTTCTGGATCAGGACAGTGTGAACATGGACCTGGAGTTTGGCATTCGGGAGACAACATGCAGGAGAGATTCTGGAGAAGACCCCGCGACCTGTGACTTCCAAAGGGGCTACTACTCG CCGGCAGCTGTTTGCAGAAGCACCGTGCGGGTGGTGGCGGAGCAGGTGCAAGACGTGTGGGTTCGCTGCCAATGGTCCTCCAGTTCAGAGTCTAACAGCAGCGAAGAG ATGTTTTTGGGGGACGTATTGGGATCCTCTCAATGGAGAAACAACTACCTACTTG GTCTCATTTctgaaaaacccagaaatgaacaaTTGCGTGAACGGTCAGTTG AGAACCTGAGAAGGATCTTACCTCCCGGGAATCGAGGGTACCCGAACAGGTGGCACAGACTTCAGGAATAA
- the SPP2 gene encoding secreted phosphoprotein 24 isoform X2, with protein MEKMVVKILVMFVLGAHYPSCAGFPVYDYDPSSLREALSASVAKVNSQALSPYLFRAFRSSVKRVYVLDQDSVNMDLEFGIRETTCRRDSGEDPATCDFQRGYYSPAAVCRSTVRVVAEQVQDVWVRCQWSSSSESNSSEEMFLGDVLGSSQWRNNYLLENLRRILPPGNRGYPNRWHRLQE; from the exons ATGGAGAAGATGGTGGTGAAGATACTGGTCATGTTTGTTCTCGGAGCGCATTACCCATCTTGCGCAG GTTTTCCCGTGTACGACTATGACCCGtcctccctgcgggaagccctcAGTGCCTCTGTGGCAAAAGTGAACTCCCAGGCTCTGAGCCCGTATCTGTTTCGGGCGTTCCGAAGCTCAGTAAAAAGA GTGTATGTTCTGGATCAGGACAGTGTGAACATGGACCTGGAGTTTGGCATTCGGGAGACAACATGCAGGAGAGATTCTGGAGAAGACCCCGCGACCTGTGACTTCCAAAGGGGCTACTACTCG CCGGCAGCTGTTTGCAGAAGCACCGTGCGGGTGGTGGCGGAGCAGGTGCAAGACGTGTGGGTTCGCTGCCAATGGTCCTCCAGTTCAGAGTCTAACAGCAGCGAAGAG ATGTTTTTGGGGGACGTATTGGGATCCTCTCAATGGAGAAACAACTACCTACTTG AGAACCTGAGAAGGATCTTACCTCCCGGGAATCGAGGGTACCCGAACAGGTGGCACAGACTTCAGGAATAA